Proteins co-encoded in one Vibrio sp. SNU_ST1 genomic window:
- a CDS encoding ABC transporter ATP-binding protein, which yields MSRENSETPLLEVKNLCVDYITDDGDFNAVKSVSFSIGQGEIFGLAGESGCGKSTIAFAINRLHKPPAFISGGQILFGGQDLLSLSDSHLNTLRWSEIAMVFQSAMNSLNPVLTIEEQFADVLRHHKGMNNEQAKDRAEKLLDLVNIPRHRLTEYPHQFSGGMRQRLVIAIALALNPKLIIMDEPTTALDVVVQREILQQIHQLREEFGFSILFITHDLALMSQLCDRIAIMRHGQIVEVNQAHEIRNNPQHSYTQKLWSSFPNIHEHAHATAC from the coding sequence ATGTCTAGGGAAAATTCAGAGACACCTCTTCTCGAAGTGAAGAATCTATGTGTCGATTACATTACCGATGACGGCGATTTTAATGCCGTAAAATCCGTAAGCTTTAGCATAGGCCAGGGTGAGATTTTTGGCTTAGCCGGAGAGTCAGGGTGCGGCAAAAGTACCATCGCATTTGCCATCAACCGCCTACATAAGCCACCGGCTTTCATCTCTGGCGGGCAAATATTATTTGGCGGGCAAGATCTGCTGAGCTTATCGGACAGCCACTTGAACACCTTACGTTGGAGTGAGATCGCAATGGTGTTCCAGAGCGCGATGAACTCGCTTAACCCTGTACTGACCATTGAAGAACAGTTTGCCGATGTATTGCGCCACCACAAGGGCATGAACAACGAGCAAGCAAAAGATCGCGCCGAAAAGTTACTCGACCTAGTCAATATCCCTCGCCACCGTCTAACCGAGTACCCGCACCAGTTTAGCGGTGGGATGCGTCAACGTTTGGTGATTGCGATAGCTCTCGCGCTCAACCCTAAGTTGATTATCATGGATGAACCGACCACGGCACTGGATGTGGTTGTACAGCGCGAAATTCTGCAGCAAATACACCAACTCAGAGAAGAGTTTGGTTTCTCAATATTGTTTATCACCCACGACCTCGCACTAATGAGCCAACTGTGCGATCGAATTGCCATCATGCGTCATGGACAGATAGTTGAAGTCAACCAAGCCCATGAGATTCGCAATAACCCTCAGCACTCCTACACCCAAAAGCTATGGAGTTCCTTCCCCAATATTCACGAACACGCTCACGCAACTGCGTGCTAG
- a CDS encoding ATP-binding cassette domain-containing protein, with amino-acid sequence MSQPIFQVKNLVKEFTVGGGFGKEEIFRALHGVSFDLHAGKTLALVGESGCGKSTCARLMTKVYPPTEGEILFNGRDISTLKSRKDILDYRSRVQMIFQDPFGSLNPTHTIEHHLTRPLKIHKQVATKQALTERLKELLTLVELPIETLTKYPHELSGGQRQRINLARALAVGAEVILADEPTSMLDVSIRLGVLNLMQRMKKELGIGFLYITHDLATAHYIAEETAVMYKGQIVEWGSTQSILTNPQHPYTKLLISAVPDPDLPFGELVKNEPNYSIDADRIREQSSEIQHEIKQVSDNHYVKQWDNVA; translated from the coding sequence ATGTCACAACCTATTTTTCAAGTAAAAAACCTCGTTAAAGAATTCACTGTTGGTGGTGGATTTGGCAAAGAAGAGATCTTTAGAGCACTGCATGGGGTGAGTTTTGATTTACATGCAGGTAAAACATTGGCACTGGTTGGCGAATCAGGCTGCGGGAAAAGCACCTGCGCCCGACTGATGACCAAAGTGTATCCGCCAACAGAGGGAGAAATACTGTTCAATGGCAGAGATATTTCTACCTTAAAAAGTCGTAAAGATATCTTGGATTACCGAAGCCGCGTGCAAATGATATTTCAAGACCCATTTGGCTCACTCAATCCAACCCACACCATTGAACACCACTTAACGCGGCCCCTTAAGATCCACAAGCAAGTAGCTACGAAACAAGCTCTCACTGAGCGTCTCAAAGAGTTATTAACGCTGGTGGAGTTGCCCATCGAAACTCTCACCAAATACCCTCATGAGCTCAGTGGAGGCCAAAGGCAGCGCATAAACTTAGCAAGAGCACTTGCAGTCGGTGCTGAGGTTATCCTTGCCGATGAACCCACCTCGATGTTGGATGTTTCAATACGACTAGGTGTTTTGAATCTAATGCAGAGGATGAAGAAAGAGTTAGGGATAGGTTTTTTGTACATTACGCATGATCTCGCAACAGCACACTACATCGCAGAGGAGACGGCTGTGATGTACAAGGGACAGATCGTTGAGTGGGGATCAACCCAGTCGATCTTAACCAACCCACAACACCCGTACACTAAGTTATTGATCTCTGCTGTTCCCGATCCTGATCTACCATTTGGCGAACTCGTAAAAAATGAGCCAAACTATTCAATAGACGCAGATCGTATTCGTGAACAAAGCAGTGAAATACAGCATGAGATCAAGCAAGTTTCAGATAATCACTATGTTAAACAGTGGGATAACGTTGCATGA
- a CDS encoding transcriptional regulator: MNELDTWLERIGNWYKDRKHDQVEQLEPLILTPPDALWGPLITDDQSKGIACWLDGCLRIFTFYRYKDEILTAPTKLSPPNPPSISNELSSSHHQEKAFQYLMFAYSKLQAVSCNPKSEPDLQEWCTQRLQHLCVLALEFTNQQQEPRWKEESEKLIESHVRFMASQHQNDDQGMALRQLH; encoded by the coding sequence ATGAATGAACTAGACACTTGGTTAGAGCGGATCGGAAATTGGTACAAAGACCGAAAGCATGATCAAGTGGAGCAGTTAGAGCCTTTGATCTTAACGCCTCCAGATGCACTCTGGGGGCCTTTGATCACGGATGACCAGAGCAAAGGCATCGCATGCTGGTTAGACGGATGCTTGAGAATCTTTACGTTTTATCGATATAAAGATGAAATTCTGACGGCACCGACAAAGCTTTCACCACCAAACCCACCATCTATCTCAAACGAACTTAGTAGCTCGCACCATCAGGAAAAAGCTTTCCAATACCTGATGTTTGCCTATAGTAAGCTTCAAGCTGTGTCTTGTAATCCAAAATCAGAACCTGACTTACAAGAGTGGTGTACACAGCGGCTACAGCACTTGTGCGTATTGGCTTTGGAGTTTACTAACCAACAGCAAGAACCCCGCTGGAAAGAAGAGTCAGAGAAATTGATCGAATCGCATGTACGCTTTATGGCAAGCCAACACCAGAACGATGATCAAGGCATGGCTCTACGTCAACTGCACTGA